The region GGATACATAAATGGGTTGCGAATCTAATTTACaaccattattttttttatatactcaTGTGTTATGTTAAGTTTGTGTTGTTGCTTCATTTATGAGAgtaatataattctaaaaatagtCTTAATGtaacatattttctatataaaGGGACCAATATACACATTTTAATTAGAATTTGTCGATACTCTATGAGAATTAGAATTTCGGATCAAAGTATTCGAGCACTGACACTGGAATATTTAGTGCTTAAGCTTTCCCTAATCAGTTGAGTTACCTAAACCACTTTCTAATGTTAGTGCAATATGTGGCATCCAAGGGAGAGGATTTTcctaaaataaaagaatatgtcTCCTAATATGACTCAATTTCGGAAAACAAGTTTAGTCCTTCAAAGTTCAAACTACTACTAGTAtttatttccataaataaaTCGGTTCCTAATTAAACCCAAACAGTTAAAAGAAACGAAACCCAATACCACAAAAGAGAAAagagttttatatatatatatatatatatatatatatatatatatatatatatatatatatatatacatatacacacaccatTTCGAATCCAAATCAATTTAGGAAGCAAAAAACAATTATAAATAGTGGAACTCCTTCTCTGGAAACTAATATCCCAAAGTTTTATTTGTTGTTGAATTTCTGAGAACAAAAACAAAGGTTTTCTATATTCATCAATGGCTGGAATTTTGGTGATTTTCGACTTCGACAAGACGATTATCGACGTGGACAGCGATAATTGGGTGGTGGATGAGTTAGGGTTAACTGATTTACTCAATAAACTTCTCCCAACTATGCCTTGGAACTCTTTAATGGATAGGATGATGAAGGAGTTTCATGCACAAGGAAAAACCATTGAAGACATTAAAGAAGTACTAAAAAGGGTTCCCATACATTCCAGAATTGTCCCGTGCATTAAATCAGCTTATGCATTAGGGTGTGATTTGAGAATAGTAAGTGATGCAAATGTATTCTTCATTGAAACAATCTTGAAACATCTCGGAATAAGGGATTGCTTCTCAGAAATCAACACGAATCCATGCTACGTTGATGAGGAAGATAATAGGGTTCAAATTTTCCCTTACGATGATTTTCATGGCTGCAATAATCCGTGCCCTCCCAACATGTGCAAGGGTTTGATATTAGAAAGACTAATACAAGCTGAAGGGAATAAAAGAATGATTTATCTTGGTGATGGAAGTGGCGATTTCTGCCCTAGTTTGAAGCTCAGAGAAGGAGATTTcgtcatgccaagaaaagattTCCCAGCCTGGAATTTGATAAACGAAAACAGGACGCTAGTAAAAGCACCGATCCACGAATGGACTGATGGGGAAGAGCTTGAGAGAATTCTGTTACAACTGATTAATGCAATCACCATTGAAGAAAATGCAAGTTCCACACTATGTCCAAAGCAACTCACACCTTCGACCAAGCCTATCGACATGTACTACTAGTGGATTGatgaatatgaatgtgcatGTCAATAAGAGACACGTTCTAGAACAAGTCTAGACATCgagttataatttttgtattatgagatatatgattttgttcttaaagggaCCACTTTCTAATTCATGTGCGTTAAGTGTTTTTTAATTTCGTCTGTTCTCATAGTATATAGGTTCTTTATTATGATTTATATCGGCTTAATATATATTTCATCTATCAAATTTCGTTCTAGAACGTGTCTTTACCTTTAACTAGTTCAATCTTGAATCAAGAGATGGTCAATCTCTCAAATCTAGTTCAATCTTGAATCAAGAGATGGTCTTTACCTTTAACAATTTCTCTTGTTccaaatgaaaaaggaataagaAATACTCGAATCAAATGAAAAGGAATAAGAAATACTCGAATCAAATTACATATCAACGTTGAAACCTAAACCAATATCTTTTGTCCCGTTGCAGCTCACACAAAATAATATGCATGAATTTGAGTCCTATTATATAAGTGGCTTAGCAAGCTATTTAACCaaaagggaaattaggaaaagaACACAACTACCACAAATTTTCCACAAGATTAAATCTAACAGCATATTTATCGATAGTCGATATTGCATTAATCAATATCAACAGTacttacatatatttttaatgaGTATATGTGTAATTTCTCACACACAATTTCATAGTGATCTACATACATTTCTCAAACGCTTGTTTTTTAGGTCATTAGTCAGTTAAGGGTAACTTCACATTTTTCACTCATATATTGCAATTTTTTTTGGCATTGTCCCTTTTTTGTTCGTCTAAAAGAttgattttttatatttagaaactatataTAAATTTACAATTGAATTTTGTCAATCATAAGTTATTATAGGGACAATACTTTTTTATACTGACAAATATGTTATTTTACTCATCTGTATACTGTGTTAAGTTGAAAAAAGAGAGTAAAATATACTGTGTCAAATTAAAGGGAAACAGTTAATAATTCAAGAAGTTTGTGATGTAGGCGAGCAAAGGGTAAAAAATGTACATTTCAagtaattgaaggttaaatatgtTTCGTTAGATATCAAAATTGactaaaatttaaattacaCATAATTAAGGGACCAAAAGTACTAATATATGTATCACTTTAATCCAATAAATCAAAGCATAAGGACTAAGGAGTAACttgaaaaacaaataatgaTAGAACAAGAAACTGTCGATCTCCTAATTTGACTCAATTCCGGAAAACGTGTCTAATCCTTCACAAACTAtttatttccataaataacTAGTTTCCTAAACCCAGACTAATTTGGAGACCAAAACCAATAGAAAAGAGATAAAAGGAATGTGTACATATTCGAATCCGAATCAATTtaggaaaagaaaacaatacTTATAACTAAAGGGACGGGGAAGAGGAAGTCAAGAGCAAAGCCAGCACCAAAGAATGAAAATCCCTAAACTTGACACGATCTTCACTTGTCCATTTTGCTGTCATGAAGGAGGTGTAGAATGCCCCAATGATATGAAGAATTTGACTGGAAGCACCATTTGCTACATTTGCGAAGCAAGTTATAATACCGGAGTCACATATTTAACCGAGCCTATCGACATATACCATGAGTGGATCGATGAATGAGAACATGTCAATAAGAGATCCGTTCTCGTACAAGTTTAATTTAGATGACAACTTGTGTAGTCTTTTAATTCTTATAGGCAGTCttgttataaaatatgattttgttactatGGAACCATTTTGTTATGTCATGTACTTTAGCTCTTTTTCCCCATCAAAGTAGTTGCTTTAATTatgacatatatatgttggttaACTATTTTGTCTTATAGTTGCtttatgcatgatatatatatatatagacatatatagTGAATGGATTGATGAATGTTAACATGTCCGTAATTAACTAAGTTCAAGAGACACAAAAATCGTACACACAACATTATTTTACCAGCTGTGACATATCCAATTTCTCGACGAACTTTTAAACTTTGCCTTTGGACTATCCTGCACtgataaattttgaaaataagagaCACAATTTGAAATTGTATCTTCCATAGAGGTGGTTGCATTCCATACTATCGCAAGTTCATGAAAATTGAACATAGATTTAGCAAGAAACCGGCAAGTTTCCTGTACAGAAATATATATACCAGTAGAAAATACAAAGAATATttaagtccttttttttttttaatttttttttatataatatcAGATCTAGAGGTTAGATGGTGCTGCATGGATTGTGATGATTCTATATTTGATTTCAACTTgcttggaattgaggtatcatTGTTGTTTTATGACTATTTTGTATAGCCATTCCTAGCTTTCCTTATATACCACCTAATTGATACAGATAACGATTAACATTTATATAGAATCAAGAAAAACAATAAAGTTATCTTcgtgtgacctataggtcatGAGTTCAAGCCGTGAAAGCAGTCCCTAATACTTGCATTAGGTTAAGCTCTCTACATCACACTCCTTTGGTGCGGCTTTTTCCCAGACCTTGCTAACATGAGATGTTTTATGCAATTGGTTGCCTTTTCCCCCAAGAAAAACAGTAATACTGCATAACCTTTTCTCCACCTTCTTGAACTCTACTTGAAGTCTTGAAATTTAAAAGTCtgcaaaaacataaaataactAAAGAGTTACCATGATCAGTACGAaacaatgaaattaaaaaaagaaaaaaaagaaaagaaagagagatcATAAAGGGAACAAAGAAATTATAGTAAATACTCCAAATAATATATACGACATGCTCATCTTCATCCTTGATGCATAGCTTGTATTTAAACATCAAATACAAAAGGCAACTCATGGCTATTATAGGGACAACGACGACGTCGTGCTAACttaaaattaaacataaaaagtgtttttcagcGTCCGAGCCAAAAATTCTAATTAATAACGaagtcaaaaataaaaataaaaatactacaCCTGAGATTtgaacataaaaagtactatattTTTTTAGAGTGCTACTACAAAATCGTCAATTTCCAACTACGTATCCCCTCAGGAAACCGCTACAATTGGATGATTTCTGACGCTGTTCAGACAGATTCTGATCCGTTAGAATACATCAAGTTGGAAACGACTTCCgatagaaatatatataatactacACCTGACATTTGAACTtgcaatataaaaataatttttgagccATTTTTGTCATTACAATTGCAAAATTTCCCTGAGATTCAACCGTTATATGGTACCAAAAAATATTATGTTACTCTATTTCCACAATATAAATCTGACGAAATatattcaattgaaccccattGGACCACGTAGTTACGAGTCTTACGACTCTGATGTCTTTCATCTTCAGTTGCATGCAAGACaaaaataagattaaagaagatgAATTTGAAAAAAGCCTGCACGACGTCTCATTGCACTACCAACAACCATGTTGCAGTAATTGAgatgttaaaaatgaagaaaatatttattgaaGGAGCTTATGGTTAGATTTCAAGAACTCTTTGCCTTTATATATGGCTGTTTTGATTCCTTTTATTTGTGATTCTgtcctctcctttttttttaattaggcAGGATTCTTTTAATTAGTGGGTTTTCGAATAATTATCAGGGGATTAGATTTCAAGAATTCTTTGCCTTTATATAGGGCTCTTTTGATGCCTTTTATTTCTGATTCTCTCctctcctctccttttttttttttccgaattaGACAGGATTCTTTTAATTAGTGGGTTATCGAATAATTATCAGTGGGATTAGATTTCAAGAACTCTTTGCCTTTATATAGGGCTCTTTTGATACCTTTTATTTCTGATTCTCTcctctcccctttttttttttttttttttttttgaattaggCAGGATTCTTTTAATTAGTGGGTTTTCGAATAATTAACAGTGGAGCACTTTCATTTTCCAGCTAGTTAGAATTTGCAAAAAAGTTGATATGCGCTGAGGtggattcaagatttaaatATGACACGTTCGACCTTTAAAGTTTTATCATTGAAGTTTTGCATTTTTGGAATTATGGAATTAAAGTATAATATTTGTTGAAACTTCAGTAAgttttacaaaaatttatatGTTCTGTGtcgaaaatgttagattttgttGAATTCGTAGTAAACATACATGATATATCCGCCTCCGGTTATATCCGAGTGTGTGTGTAGTTCGGGGTGGGGGGTTCACTTTCTTGggggaaaataaaaatatatatactcacttttgtttcttggaaattttctAGGACAAACATGAGCATATGATTCTAACTTTGCAAAATAGTGGGAAAAGGCtgtattcctttttctttatcatCTAAGAAGGAATTCTCTTTTCTTAAATATGCTTCATAATTGTTACTAAACAAATTAAAAGGATTCTTCACTAAGGCTCTATCCTACCCGTGGATTCTTCCAATAAACAAATTTATGCTCTATTAATTAGGAACTTGCAAAATAGTTAGGTTaatttatcttaattttatttaacataGGTCATAAGATAGTAAGGTAAAGAAAGTGGCTGGCGATAATAAACTTCGCATTTGTGCGTAGTGTTCTTACTAGAGGAAATAAGATCTCCTGCTAACTAGTTAGAtttttttatgttaatagatatcAAACTGTTATGCGCCTGAAATCCATAGTTTGTACAATTTCCCTCGTGTTTTTTGGTGACTCAAAAATGAACCACTAAAGAAGTTAGTAGTCAAATCGAGCTAGCTAGCTGATATATGGTGGGATTGTGACTGAAATCTAATTGATAGGACAACTTCAGCGTCAAAGCTCTCACTATCCATGTAAAAGTAAAGACCAAGAAATATAAGTAAGCAATTATAGTttatagaaaagaaataagtcgaattgaagatttgaagtaGCGTATGTTGGggtatatactattaaccatgcgtttagacatggtatattctaacaattgtcatagttaaaagtctaagtgggagattgttgggatatatatatactattaaccatgtgttttgatatagtatttattatagaacaattatttattcattgtttaataaagaattaaatagattatgtactagtatgtgtgtcctttacttatatagtagatgatttagtgtatagagtttaacttatacacggaagattaaatcgtcggttcttataagtataaaatttatgttcacaatcgaagatggaaattggacaaagccatcggtatgattgtagcacaagattaatataatgtatcttcattatgggaacggtgtagttccgtcttcttgtgctaatacattttgtatgtattgaacggaccaagtagagataagtgtttttgtactgaatatataaaacaaattctctagttcattaaatgtacttatactcttaatcttgatataattattatgatcaatgtgatttgttcattattttgatttattaaaaggtacgactcaattgcgggtctatgtattcttggtaaattggataatggcaaattacatttgtgaaataataattagttgatagaatccgtGTCTCGACTtagagattgatgatacccctttatggatgcttataagtctcatgtgaaaacctatgcggtggattttgtatcgtcacatgatgtaagttaagcgagaaatataaaggattaattaattagtcgatgaattaaattgtcggtaatttaatttatttgattgatgtccgtaatcttaacatggggagttaaataagtttttaatgaAGGATTTCGAAATTAAACGAGGAGTGCAATTACGCTTTTCTAGtggaataaattgtaatttattgtggtaggattaattcattcataGTCCGAATTAATACCACAATAGGAAAGCCTCGTTATTAAATCCGTGGTCCCTTCTTTGTGCCCGAATATTCtagaacaaggaaaataaaaggaaaaataatatcctTGGTGGGTAAAAATTGCTACACGTTTTTCTTTAGGGTTTACCCTAAAACGTGTGTATATAAAGAAAGCCATTGAACCCTAAGTGATGGTTGTTTTTTAGCCAAATACTTGCCACTCAAGTATTACGTTCATAGAAAGTCGGGATACACGGCAAGAGAAGACCGTGGAACTGGAGGATGAATGCGTGGATGGTTTTTGCTCGTGATTGAAGGCTAAATTCGAGGTTGCattcacgcttcaagagataagtatcaattttatgtttgattaatatcttgattatgtgttgtgtATTTACATGTAAGTTCGATCCGGCTATTTGTTTGAAGATATGCGTATCTCGTATTCCATCAATTGGCATCAAGACATTTGCATCTAAATAGATAACCAAGAtaacatgtatatgtatatatatgcaggtTCATGATTTATAATTTTGGTTGAAAATCATGTAATTGTTTAAGAACCTGTTAAACCGTGACAGTGGAAAGAACATAGATTGTCCGATCCAACATGTTTGCTGTGCCaaaattgaatatttatttGCTTGTCTTTTGACTTTTGTATTTGACTGATGCGGCTACTtattagttatatatatttataataata is a window of Lycium ferocissimum isolate CSIRO_LF1 chromosome 12, AGI_CSIRO_Lferr_CH_V1, whole genome shotgun sequence DNA encoding:
- the LOC132040825 gene encoding inorganic pyrophosphatase 1-like yields the protein MAGILVIFDFDKTIIDVDSDNWVVDELGLTDLLNKLLPTMPWNSLMDRMMKEFHAQGKTIEDIKEVLKRVPIHSRIVPCIKSAYALGCDLRIVSDANVFFIETILKHLGIRDCFSEINTNPCYVDEEDNRVQIFPYDDFHGCNNPCPPNMCKGLILERLIQAEGNKRMIYLGDGSGDFCPSLKLREGDFVMPRKDFPAWNLINENRTLVKAPIHEWTDGEELERILLQLINAITIEENASSTLCPKQLTPSTKPIDMYY